DNA from Desulforegula conservatrix Mb1Pa:
CTTGAACTTTAGGCGGTTCAGTTATTGGAGACTTCTTCTTATTCCAGGATCTGTCAAACTCTGTGAGTCCACCGGCAGAGCCGGGGGTTTACTTATGATTAATTAATCTTTGATGATCTTTGCCATCAACAATTGTGGCTCTGTCTTATTTTCAGTTCAGGCTGTTTCGGGAAATCCGCTTAAAAAAAACAGTCAACCAGATGGATTTTTTCGGCTAAAAAACAGACTGGGCAAAATTGGCGGACTCGCAGAGCTCAGAAAAAGGCATGGCGTCATGCCGGACATGATCAGGCATCTTTGTATTCTAAGATACTTCTGGATTCCGTCCTGCACAGGAATGACTGGAATCGGACTTTTTGCGACGTTGTCAAAATTGAATAATTTTCTTTTTCAACAAATTCTTTACGTTTATGAATAATAGTGAAAAAAAGGGGCTGTAGATAGAAAAGAATCAACCTATTCAAAAAGAGTAATTAATGTTCTTACCAACAACCGAAAAAGAGCTGAATAAGCTTGGCTGGAAACAGCCTGATATAATTCTTGTGACCGGAGATGCCTATATAGACAGCCCGTTCATAGGCGTCAGTATAATAGGGCGAGTTTTAGAGGCCGAAGGCTACAAGGTTGCAATCATATCCCAGCCGGACATATATTGCGACAAAGACATCAAAGCACTCGGAGAGCCAAGGCTTTTCTGGGGAATAACATCCGGAAGCGTTGATTCCATGATTTCCAATTACACTGCATCCGGGAAAAAGAGAAAATCAGATGATTTTACTCCTGGAGGCGTTAATAACAAGAGACCTGACCGAGCAGTCATTGCTTATTCAAATCTCATAAGAAAATATTTCAAAAACACGGTTCCCATTGTAATTGGAGGAATTGAAGCAAGCCTTAGAAGAATTTCACACTATGATTTCTGGAGCGACCAGATAAGAAGATCCATTCTTTTTGATTCACGGGCAGATATTCTTGTATACGGAATGGGAGAGAAATCCATAATTTCGATTGCGGAGAACCTCGACAAAGGGAAAGACTGGAGAGAAATAAAAGGAATCTGTTATTCTTCAAATCTTGTCCCCGAAGACTACATAATTCTTCCTTCCCATGCAGATGTAAAAACATCAGGGAAATCCTTCACGGAAATGTTCAGACTGCTGTACGAGAACGCAGACCCATTCACTGCGAAGGGATTATGCCAGCAGCAGGACACAAGGTACATAGTCCAGAATCCGCCTCAGCCAACATATACGACCCAAGAACTCGACAGAATTCATGACCTTCATTTTGAAAGGGATGCCCATCCTGATCTGAAAAAAATTGGGGTGATCAAGGCACTTGATACTATCAGATTCAGCATACCTACCCACAGGGGTTGCTATGGAGAATGCAATTTTTGCTCGATCTCTGTGCATCAAGGAAGAACAGTTACTTCCAGAAGCCACGAATCAATCATTAAAGAAGCCCAAGAAATAACAAAAATCAAGGATTTCAAGGGGACTTTACTCGATTTGGGCGGGCCAACTGCAAATATGTATGGCTTCGAATGTTCAATTAAAACAGAAAAAGGCGCATGCAGAAACAAAAGATGCCTGTATCCTGCTGTCTGCAAAAATATGAGGGTAAATCACAAACCCCAGACGGAGTTACTTAAAAAGGTCAACTCGGTGCCAGGCGTAAAAAATATTTTTGTGGCCTCTGGCATCAGGCACGATCTTATCCTGGCAGACAAGCCTAACGGAATCTCCTATCTTGAAAGAATTCTTAAAAAGCACACCTCCGGTCAATTAAAGATAGCTCCTGAACATGTCTCAAACCGAGTTCTTGATCTAATGGGCAAGCCAGATGAAAAAGGACTCCTGGAATTCAAGAAGTTTTTTGATTCAATAACAGACAAACTGAAACTGGAGAGGTTCTTAACATATTATTTAATGGCGGCTCATCCGGGGTGCACTACAGGCGACATGACAAAATTAAGGGAGTTTTGTCTGAAAAATCTTAGAATACTGCCAAGACAGATTCAGATTTTCACTCCGTCCCCTGGAACCTGGTCAAGCGTAATGTATCATACGGAAATCAACCCGTTTTCAGGAGAAAAAATATTTGTTGAAAAAAAGCAGGCAGAACGAGAAAATCAAAAAAAGAAGCTTGTGCCCCATGGCACAAATAAAAAATAATTCCTTTCTATTTCAAAACTGCATGATTTTAGACAGATGCATAGATGTATTTTTGCTTATTGGTGGTACAGGTCAGAAAAAAAGATCAAGCTTTGCTGAAACTTCTGCCCTGTCGACATCAAAGGCAAATATCTTTTCAGCATCTATTCCCAGATGAACATTTCTTGACAATCTGAGTCTGTGAGTGGTTTTTATGCTTTGGCTATCGTGGGTATCTCCAAGGCCAAACCACATGGAAGTGCCTTCCACACTTATTTTATAGGGATCGGCCACCTGCCATATAATGCCGGTCATGAAACCTGAACCTGCTGCCCATCCATGATCAAGGGCATTATCTGTATCAAACTCGGCCTGGGCCAGTCCATAAACAAGCATTCTGTCTGCCAAAAGCTTGGAAAGACCGATCCCTCCGGTATTCTTCCAAAAAAGTTCTCTCCTGAAGCCATCTATTTCATTGTCATTGCCAACAAGCTCTTTTTTGAAGCCGGTTCTGAAATTCCAGGACCATGGTTTGAAAAAATCGTCCCTCGGACTTAAAGACAGAAGATCAATTATATCAACCTGCTCAACCCCAACTTCATCTTTCTCGATATCATACCTTAATCTTGTGTTTCCAAACTGAATCTGAGTTCCTGACTCAACAGGATAATCAGGGTCTGACACGTCATTATAGGCAAATCTGAGCCCGAGCTCATAAAAACCATTGCCGTCTGAATCGACGCCGCCGCCGAGGCTGACACGCTTTGGTCTGTGATATGTATCCGGAGATTTTGGGAGCGGAAAATCATACAGCCCGGCCTCGGCCTTGCCCAGCTTGCTCCTTTCCCTGAGTATTTCAACAAGCCTTTTTGAGTATTCGCTCTTATCCTTTTTCCCGTCAAGGAAATCATACTGGAGCATTTCAGTAGACAGGTCAAGAAGCCTGATTTTGTCATTTTTGTCTTTTGTTACAGTATCAATTTCAGTTGCACTTATTATTCCTTCCCTGATATCAAGTGCAGCCTTTTTCATGCGGTCATCCATTGATTTAATCTTCTGGCGAATCTTTGTGGATTTGGAAGGCCTGTAACTTTTGCCTGTAATAACTCCTTTATCAAAGGCATCAATAACCGTATCCGAGGGTATTGTAAAAATCCACGATTTGCCCACAAGGTCGAGGGACGGTCGGGCCGCATCAAGCAGATAAAGGATATTGTATGCGCAGTTGTCGTCAAAAAAATAATAATCAATATTGACTTTTTCCATCTCCCTTATGTGACGAACCATCTTTCTAAGTTCGACTTCATCAAGGTTCAGTTCATATTCCCAGATGTCTCTCCTGTCCATATCCGTGTATTCAAGTATTTTCTTGTAGTATGGAAGAACCGAATAATCACCTTTGTAAGTGCCCATCAGAGCACCGAAGGCAAAGGCGACTCCGTTTGTCTCCTCGGTTCTAGCCGCATAATTGACAGCATGGGACAGAAGATCATTCCTGTTGGTTGTCTTGACATTGACGAATGTGTGCCCGAACATTGAGGCAGGGCTGTTTATACTTCCGGTTGGAAAAACCAGATACGCCTTTAACGGATTTATTCTGTCAACAGGATCACAGGTAAGTATTTCAATTTTTGAAGGGTCAGGCTCAAGACACTTAAGGAGCCAATCGTATCTGGCTATATATTGGCAGACGTCCGGCCTGTTTTCAATATTTTCATTACTGAAAAAAGCCCTTATGCTCGCTTCAAGCTCTGCTTTTGGATCGCGCTTGCCATTTTCGGAGAAAAAAAATGAAGGCTCGTCTATCTGGCTTTTAAAGCCAAAAAAACCCTTTTCGTAATGCATGAGTATATGCCAGTATTTATCCTCATGGAGATTAAGCGATAAGGCTTTTTCGACAAGCTCGTCTGTGTAATCGTTTTGTTTCTCGACAGCAAAAGCCGGCATTGCAGTGAAACATACAATGAGAACAAAAAAAAGGCTGGAAATCTTTGGACTATTCCAAATGATTCCCAACCGTTTTATTTTAAAAAACAAATTTTTCAAAATACTAATTTTTTTCTATGATTCCACTAACATCTGAAACAACGGTCTGATTGTTAACATTGTCCTGGAAATATATTTTGTCAAAATTTTTCTGAAGAGCTGAATAAAGCTGAGGACGTTTTGCAGGAGCAACTTCGGCTATTTCAGCAAGAGCGTCCAATGTTTCGCCCTGACCAGCAGCTATATCAACAGCAAGGTTGTCCATGTTTTCAGCAACGAATTTATTCATCTTGTCAACTTTTGCAAAACTTGAAGGCTGGCCGCATCCAAGGGTTCCTGATGAAATACCGAAAGTCTGGTTTCCAAAAGTTCCATTGGTTGTTGCCGCAAAAATCTGTATCAATATGCCGGGATTTTTGGAGTCCTTAAAAAGGATATAACCAAGTCCACATCCACAGTTTGATCTAACATTACTAGGGCTGCCAGCATAAGCTGAAGATGCAAAAATCAAGAGAGCGGTCATTATAAAAGCTATTTTTTTCATTTTATCCCCTTTCTTTTCTGTTATTCAATAATTAAGCAGAAATGGAAAAACCATAACCACAATACTAATAAGCTATAACAAGCACAGAAAACCATAAACCCATGTATAACTTTTTGGCGATAATATCTTCATAAACCTTTTTTTTCAATATCTAATTAAAGACAATAGAGTAATGGAAGGTAAATTTAAAGAGATTTATTACCTCTGCTAAAAAAACACTGCATAAATTATCCGTATTAGCTTACCTCAGTATAAAACATATATAAATACTATGAAAATAAAGGTTTCTGGATATTTTTTAGAAGATCAGAAGATAATTTAGATGCCCAGAATAGACCTGCCGCATGACCTTAGAGTTATTTAAGGTCATGCGGCAAACGGTTCCCTCTGTAATCCGGCTATGAAAGAAAGGATAAAACTGAAACTACTAAAGATGGACAATCTCAGGAAGGCGAAACTTTTGAGGCATAAAACAACGCACCGAATATCAGAGGTACCTTCCAAATTAGAATCATGGCAAAGCCAAAATTTGTATATCTACATTCAATAATCGTGCCACTACAGCAAGCATATCTATACAAGGCTATTTGTGGTTGATTTAACTCGGTTCAGAAGACAACCTGGAGAGATAATGAATTAAGGCAGAAAACAAAAATGAGACACAATCGCCCATCATTGCGTGACATAATTAGAAATATATTAAAAAATCAGGATATTACAAGGTGTGATAAGCAATGCATGGCGATGTGTTTTTTTTTTCACACTATTCAATTTCAAGCTCTTTGAGTTTTCTTAAAAGTGTCCGCCTTTCCATATCTAGATATTTCGATGCGTGGGTTCTGTTTCCAGAATGCATATCAAGAATACCTTTAATAAATATTTTTTCAAATTTCTTGGCTGCTTCCTTGAAGCTTGTACCTGAGAAGAAAGTCATAAAATCTATATTATCCGCTTCCATCTCATCTTTTACGCCAAAA
Protein-coding regions in this window:
- a CDS encoding YgiQ family radical SAM protein; the encoded protein is MFLPTTEKELNKLGWKQPDIILVTGDAYIDSPFIGVSIIGRVLEAEGYKVAIISQPDIYCDKDIKALGEPRLFWGITSGSVDSMISNYTASGKKRKSDDFTPGGVNNKRPDRAVIAYSNLIRKYFKNTVPIVIGGIEASLRRISHYDFWSDQIRRSILFDSRADILVYGMGEKSIISIAENLDKGKDWREIKGICYSSNLVPEDYIILPSHADVKTSGKSFTEMFRLLYENADPFTAKGLCQQQDTRYIVQNPPQPTYTTQELDRIHDLHFERDAHPDLKKIGVIKALDTIRFSIPTHRGCYGECNFCSISVHQGRTVTSRSHESIIKEAQEITKIKDFKGTLLDLGGPTANMYGFECSIKTEKGACRNKRCLYPAVCKNMRVNHKPQTELLKKVNSVPGVKNIFVASGIRHDLILADKPNGISYLERILKKHTSGQLKIAPEHVSNRVLDLMGKPDEKGLLEFKKFFDSITDKLKLERFLTYYLMAAHPGCTTGDMTKLREFCLKNLRILPRQIQIFTPSPGTWSSVMYHTEINPFSGEKIFVEKKQAERENQKKKLVPHGTNKK
- a CDS encoding Lnb N-terminal periplasmic domain-containing protein encodes the protein MPAFAVEKQNDYTDELVEKALSLNLHEDKYWHILMHYEKGFFGFKSQIDEPSFFFSENGKRDPKAELEASIRAFFSNENIENRPDVCQYIARYDWLLKCLEPDPSKIEILTCDPVDRINPLKAYLVFPTGSINSPASMFGHTFVNVKTTNRNDLLSHAVNYAARTEETNGVAFAFGALMGTYKGDYSVLPYYKKILEYTDMDRRDIWEYELNLDEVELRKMVRHIREMEKVNIDYYFFDDNCAYNILYLLDAARPSLDLVGKSWIFTIPSDTVIDAFDKGVITGKSYRPSKSTKIRQKIKSMDDRMKKAALDIREGIISATEIDTVTKDKNDKIRLLDLSTEMLQYDFLDGKKDKSEYSKRLVEILRERSKLGKAEAGLYDFPLPKSPDTYHRPKRVSLGGGVDSDGNGFYELGLRFAYNDVSDPDYPVESGTQIQFGNTRLRYDIEKDEVGVEQVDIIDLLSLSPRDDFFKPWSWNFRTGFKKELVGNDNEIDGFRRELFWKNTGGIGLSKLLADRMLVYGLAQAEFDTDNALDHGWAAGSGFMTGIIWQVADPYKISVEGTSMWFGLGDTHDSQSIKTTHRLRLSRNVHLGIDAEKIFAFDVDRAEVSAKLDLFF
- a CDS encoding DUF3015 family protein gives rise to the protein MKKIAFIMTALLIFASSAYAGSPSNVRSNCGCGLGYILFKDSKNPGILIQIFAATTNGTFGNQTFGISSGTLGCGQPSSFAKVDKMNKFVAENMDNLAVDIAAGQGETLDALAEIAEVAPAKRPQLYSALQKNFDKIYFQDNVNNQTVVSDVSGIIEKN